TGAGTGCATCTTCCATCTCTGATAAATGTATGCAACGTTTAATTCTCTACATCACAGACAGGatttctcatctctctttttcctaGGAGGCGTTCACTGCCTTTCATCCCGACCTAACATTTGTGCGAAAGTTTCTGAAGCCCCTGCTGATCGGAGAGCTGGCAGCGACAGAGCCAAGCCAGGACCGGAACAAAAATGTGAGGCCCAGTCTCAAGTTTTCCTTGAACAAAACCTCACGTTATTCACGCATCAGCTTTAGTCTCATGGTGACATGTGCAGAAACACCTGAGGAAATGCAGTAGGTCAGCCTATTCACACATCTGTTTTGTTATTCATGAGTCTTGCAGCGTTTGAGCACATCCGAGGTTCTGGACACTCGTGTTTCATTAGCTGTTAAATAACTCAGGctgcctttgtttttattgttcctCACTGCATCAGGTGCCTGACGCTGCACGTCCTCCACTGCTATAAGAACCTCAATTTCTCTTGGACCCCCAAAATCTGGCAAATGTCACAGCACTGCACCATTTCACCGTCTCATTCACcgtctcttctctgctctcaggCGGCAATCATACGGGATTTCCACTCTTTACGTGCGCAGGCGGAGAGTGAGGGTCTGTTTCGAGCTCGCCCTCTATTCTTCTGCCTCCACCTGGGTCACATCGTGCTGCTGGAGGCCCTCGCCTGGCTGATGATATGGCTCTGGGGAACCAACTGGATTCTGACGTCTCTGTGTGCGGTCATGCTGGCGACTGCTCAGGTGACTcgaacatcatcatcatcatctctcagTCTAAATGTTTCAGATGATGTCCATTTCTGCAGCAAATGAATCTCAAAATCTTTTCTCTCTAGTCGCAGGCTGGGTGGCTGCAGCACGACTTTGGCCACCTGTCTGTCTTCAAGAAGTCCCGCTGGAATCACTTGTTGCACAAGTTCATCATCGGCCATTTAAAGGTGGTTCGTGTTCTGGTtcatatatttcttttcttacattttctaCATAGATATTAAATGATGGTTTTCTTAGGGGGCTTCTGCCAATTGGTGGAATCATCGCCATTTCCAGCATCACGCCAAACCCAACATCTTCAGAAAGGACCCTGATGTCAACATGTTGAGCGTCTTTGTAGTTGGAACCACCCAACCAGTGGAGGCAAGTAGCACAAAGCAGATATTTCAGATAATTTTTCACCAGCTGCTCACTCTAACTCTGTGTTCCTCTCTGTTACAGTACGGGATTAAAAAGATCAAACACATGCCCTACAATCACCAACACCAGTATTTCTTTCttggtatgttttttttacgAGTCATTCAAGATGAAAGAAACCATGAACACTCTGCAGGAGTAActgttctctgtttctctcataGTGGGACCACCGCTGCTCATTCCAGTTTTCTTCCACATTCAGATAATGCACACCATGATCTCCCGCCATGACTGGGTGGTAAGATCCTGTCCTGAAATtgcaaatgaaatgtttaagtTTTTCTATTTGAGAGTTAAATTTAGGCCTAATTTACAGCACTGCAGAGGGAATAtgacac
Above is a window of Lates calcarifer isolate ASB-BC8 linkage group LG10, TLL_Latcal_v3, whole genome shotgun sequence DNA encoding:
- the fads2 gene encoding acyl-CoA 6-desaturase, producing MGGGGQLTEPGEPGGGRDGGVYTWEEVQSHSSRNDQWLVIDRKVYNITQWAKRHPGGFRVISHYAGEDATEAFTAFHPDLTFVRKFLKPLLIGELAATEPSQDRNKNAAIIRDFHSLRAQAESEGLFRARPLFFCLHLGHIVLLEALAWLMIWLWGTNWILTSLCAVMLATAQSQAGWLQHDFGHLSVFKKSRWNHLLHKFIIGHLKGASANWWNHRHFQHHAKPNIFRKDPDVNMLSVFVVGTTQPVEYGIKKIKHMPYNHQHQYFFLVGPPLLIPVFFHIQIMHTMISRHDWVDLVWSMSYYLRYFSCYIPLYGLFGSLALISFVRFLESHWFVWVTQMNHLPMDIDHEKHQDWLTMQLQATCNIEQSFFNDWFSGHLNFQIEHHLFPTMPRHNYHLVAPQVRALCEKHGIPYQMKTLRQGLVDIVKSLKNSGDLWLDAYLHK